A portion of the Fulvia fulva chromosome 1, complete sequence genome contains these proteins:
- a CDS encoding Dolichyl-phosphate-mannose--protein mannosyltransferase 4 — protein sequence MASPQGAVRNRGAKNQNRSSTPNGDALNAKIEETWEAVKTTSKETVQKEWDHKITFTILTILAFLTRFWGISHPDQVVFDEVHFGKFASYYLQRTYFFDVHPPFGKLLFAFAGWLVGYDGSFLFENIGDSYITNRVPYVAYRSMPALMGALTVSVVYLIMWESGYSLPACILATALVLFDNAHIGQTRLILLDATLVLFMALSILCYIRFYKLRHAPFTRKWWKWLLLTGISMSCVISTKYVGAFTFFSVGVPVLIDLWDLMDINRRQGALSLADWGKHFGARAIGLVVVPFLMYLFWFQVHFAILSRSGPGDDFMTPEFQETLSDNLMAQQAVGIDYFDNISMRHKDTKVYLHSHPDKYPLRYDDGRVSSQGQQVTGYPHNDTNNLWQIIPSTQMEGRGHRIHNGDVVRLRHLVTDTWLLTHDVASPFYPTNQEFTTVPLEEANGGRFNDTLFEIKIDNGKTGQEFKTLSSHFKLIHVPTKVAMWTHTTPLPEWGYKQAEINGNKNAFQTSNTWYVEEVSGIEEGSPRLVKEIRKPKSMPFLKKYFELQRAMFYHNNALTSSHPYASQPIQWPFLLRGVSFWTESNTRRQIYFMGNPIGWWFTSALLAVFAGILFADQMSVRRGVDALDRRTRGRLYNSTGFFFLVWAAHYFPFFIMGRQLFLHHYLPAHLASCLVAGAIVEFVFNIEPNEIANVSGTNPIVDGKKGSKAQIQQRSKPIRERIGGQSLMATWAATGVIVSVIVWCFYFFSPLTYGKPGLEVGQVLARKWLNYDFHFAK from the exons ATGGCATCACCACAAGGCGCGGTGCGCAACCGTGGAGCCAAGAACCAGAACCGATCGTCCACTCCTAATGGCGATGCACTGAATGCAAAGATCGAGGAGACGTGGGAAGCGGTCAAGACGACGAGCAAAGAGACGGTGCAGAAGGAGTGGGACCACAAGATAACGTTTACCATCCTGACCATCCTGGCTTTCTTGACGAGGTTCTGGGGCATAAGTCATCCTGACCAGGTTGTTTTCGATGAGGTGCACTTTGGCAAG TTTGCATCCTACTACCTCCAGCGCACATACTTCTTCGACGTCCACCCGCCCTTCGGCAAACTTCTCTTCGCATTCGCAGGCTGGCTCGTGGGCTACGATGGCTCCTTCCTCTTCGAGAACATCGGCGACTCGTACATCACGAACCGAGTGCCCTATGTGGCCTACCGATCGATGCCAGCCCTCATGGGTGCTCTTACCGTCTCCGTCGTCTACCTGATCATGTGGGAGTCTGGATACAGCCTGCCAGCATGCATTCTCGCGACAGCTCTGGTCCTCTTCGACAACGCACACATTGGTCAGACTCGTCTGATCCTCCTTGATGCTACGCTTGTGCTCTTCATGGCATTGAGCATTCTCTGCTACATCCGCTTCTACAAGCTGCGACATGCGCCATTCACGAGAAAGTGGTGGAAATGGCTGCTGCTTACGGGCATTAGCATGAGCTGTGTCATCAGCACGAAATATGTGGGAGCATTCACCTTCTTCTCTGTGGGTGTGCCGGTCTTGATCGACTTGTGGGATCTTATGGACATCAACCGCAGACAGGGCGCATTGAGTCTTGCAGACTGGGGCAAGCACTTCGGAGCACGCGCCATTGGTCTTGTGGTTGTGCCATTCTTGATGTATCTCTTCTGGTTCCAGGTCCACTTTGCGATTCTGTCCCGCTCAGGTCCAGGAGATGACTTCATGACACCAGAATTCCAGGAGACTCTGTCGGACAACTTGATGGCACAGCAGGCTGTTGGCATCGACTACTTCGACAACATCTCCATGCGTCACAAGGACACCAAGGTCTACCTTCACTCCCACCCGGACAAGTACCCTCTGCGCTACGATGATGGACGTGTCTCGTCCCAGGGTCAGCAGGTCACCGGATACCCACACAACGATACCAACAACCTATGGCAGATCATCCCATCTACGCAGATGGAAGGTCGTGGGCACCGTATTCACAATGGCGACGTTGTTCGTCTCAGGCATTTGGTCACCGACACCTGGCTCTTGACTCACGATGTCGCATCGCCATTCTACCCAACGAACCAGGAATTCACCACAGTACCTCTCGAAGAGGCCAACGGTGGTCGTTTCAACGACACGCTGTTCGAGATCAAGATTGACAACGGCAAGACTGGTCAAGAATTCAAGACACTTTCTTCTCACTTCAAACTTATCCACGTTCCGACCAAGGTCGCCATGTGGACACACACTACCCCCCTTCCAGAGTGGGGTTACAAACAGGCCGAAATCAACGGCAACAAGAACGCGTTCCAGACCTCCAACACTTGGTACGTCGAGGAGGTATCAGGAATCGAAGAAGGCTCGCCACGCTTGGTTAAGGAAATCAGAAAGCCTAAGTCGATGCCATTCCTGAAGAAGTACTTTGAGCTTCAGCGCGCAATGTTCTACCACAACAACGCACTTACCTCCTCGCACCCTTACGCCTCGCAACCGATTCAATGGCCGTTCCTTCTCCGTGGTGTCAGCTTCTGGACTGAATCGAACACACGACGACAGATCTACTTCATGGGCAACCCCATCGGATGGTGGTTCACATCCGCGCTCCTGGCCGTCTTTGCCGGCATCCTGTTCGCGGACCAGATGTCTGTTCGCCGTGGTGTTGATGCGCTCGACAGAC GCACCCGCGGCCGTCTCTACAACAGTACGGGCTTCTTCTTCCTCGTCTGGGCCGCCCACTACTTCCCCTTCTTCATCATGGGCCGTCAACTCTTCCTCCACCACTACCTTCCCGCCCACCTCGCCAGCTGTCTCGTCGCCGGTGCCATCGTCGAATTCGTCTTCAACATCGAGCCGAATGAGATCGCCAACGTCTCCGGCACGAACCCCATCGTCGACGGCAAGAAGGGTAGCAAAGCACAGATCCAGCAACGCAGCAAGCCCATTCGCGAGCGCATTGGGGGTCAGAGCCTTATGGCCACTTGGGCGGCTACGGGTGTGATTGTGAGCGTTATTGTGTGGTGCTTCTACTTCTTTAGCCCGTTGACGTATGGCAAGCCGGGGTTGGAGGTCGGACAGGTGCTCGCGAGGAAGTGGTTGAATTATGATTTCCATTTTGCTAAGTAA
- a CDS encoding Glutarate-semialdehyde dehydrogenase has product MKAFLRTTPAVRSHIKRTNHLRIVSRSAVMGIHTVPDLKDKSLFKEQAYINGKWVNAKSGKTFDVHDPSTHKRIGSMPEMNKEDADLAIQAAADALSSFRKTTGRQRAKMLRKWYDLVIENSEDIAKLITWENGKPFTDAKGEVVYAASFFEWFSEEAPRMYGDTIPATVAGNRIYTIKEPVGVCGLITPWNFPAAMITRKIGPALAAGCTTVCKSPSETPFTAAALVELAHRAGIPPGVVNIVTADKNTPEVGSAITASDHVKKVSFTGSTNVGKLLMNQSSDTLKKLSFELGGNAPFIVFDDADLETAVAGAITSKFRSSGQTCVCANRIYVQKGIYDDFAKAFTEKVNNFKVGPGFQDGVTHGPLIHDRAISKVQQHVDDAVSHGGKVLAGGQQLPDLGSNFFAPTVIRDMTKSMKIANEETFGPIAGLFPFETEAEVVQLANDANVGLAGYFFSKDVQRCHRVAEALQFGMVGINTGLISDAASPFGGVKHSGFGREGSKYGIDEYLTIKTMTVGGIGELQGASKL; this is encoded by the exons ATGAAGGCCTTCCTCAGAACCACACCTGCCGTTCGCTCGCACATCAAAAGAACGAACCACCTCAGAATAGTGTCCAGATCTGCTGTCATGGGCATTCACACCGTTCCAGACCTGAAGGACAAGAGCTTGTTCAAGGAGCAGGCCTACATCAATGGCAAATGGGTCAACGCGAAATCGGGCAAGACATTCGATGTCCACGACCCATCAACACACAAGAGGATCGGCTCAATGCCAGAGATGAACAAGGAGGATGCAGACTTGGCAATACAAGCAGCGGCCGACGCCCTGTCATCGTTCAGGAAGACAACAGGCCGTCAACGAGCGAAGATGCTGCGAAAGTGGTATGATCTTGTCATCGAGAACAGCGAGGACATTGCCAAGTTGATCACATGGGAGAATGGCAAGCCTTTCACCGATGCAAAGGGTGAGGTCGTATATGCCGCCAGCTTCTTCGAGTGGTTCAGTGAGGAAGCGCCCAGAATGTACGGTGATACCATTCCAGCCACCGTTGCTGGCAATCGAATTTACACCATCAAAGAGCCAGTCGGTGTCTGTGGCCTCATTACACC ATGGAATTTTCCCGCAG CGATGATTACTCGTAAGATCGGTCCCGCCCTCGCAGCAGGGTGCACAACAGTGTGCAAGTCTCCAAGCGAGACACCCTTCACAGCAGCAGCGCTAGTAGAGCTTGCCCACCGCGCAGGCATTCCTCCCGGCGTCGTGAACATCGTTACAGCCGACAAGAACACCCCCGAAGTCGGCTCCGCCATCACAGCCTCTGACCACGTGAAGAAAGTCAGCTTTACTGGCTCAACAAATGTCGGCAAACTCCTCATGAACCAATCCTCCGACACCCTAAAGAAGCTTTCATTCGAACTAGGCGGCAACGCCCCCTTCATCGTCTTCGACGATGCAGACCTCGAAACAGCAGTAGCAGGCGCCATAACCTCGAAATTCCGCTCCAGCGGCCAAACCTGCGTCTGCGCCAACCGCATCTACGTCCAAAAAGGCATCTACGACGACTTCGCCAAGGCCTTCACCGAGAAAGTCAACAACTTCAAAGTCGGTCCAGGTTTCCAAGATGGCGTGACTCACGGCCCCCTCATCCACGACCGTGCCATCAGCAAAGTTCAGCAACACGTCGATGACGCCGTAAGCCACGGCGGCAAAGTGCTAGCAGGCGGCCAGCAGCTTCCAGACCTGGGCTCGAACTTCTTCGCACCGACTGTGATTAGAGATATGACCAAGTCGATGAAGATTGCAAACGAGGAGACGTTTGGACCCATTGCTGGACTGTTCCCGTTCGAGACTGAGGCTGAAGTTGTCCAGCTTGCTAATGATGCGAATGTTGGTCTTGCGGGTTACTTCTTCTCGAAGGATGTGCAGAGGTGTCATCGTGTGGCTGAGGCGCTGCAGTTTGGTATGGTGGGTATCAACACTGGCCTCATCTCTGATGCGGCGTCGCCGTTTGGGGGTGTGAAGCACTCTGGGTTCGGCAGGGAGGGATCGAAGTATGGGATTGATGAGTATCTTACGATCAAGACTATGACGGTTGGTGGGATTGGTGAGCTTCAGGGCGCCAGTAAGCTGTAG
- a CDS encoding Putative sugar lactone lactonase — MPDVKKYKITEPYLHLGCGLGEGPFWEKDRNTLRFVDIVKEKLHTVDLSKGPSSHKQWDLQYSIGTTADIEGDDKNFIFGGKSGYGVFNRETGEHRLIKQHWSDAERQPDGGGKPKAGKNKQERMRSNDGAVDANGRYFVGTMNDPALVGQGFTDEGVLLRLDSDLSLHRVKEGVTIPNGISWTLDNKHCYFTDSPSGKIMKYPYNLSTGEIDWSNGHVFFECPIEGGVPDGHAQDEEGCLWVALFGTGKVVRVNTSGEIVAEVEVPTRCVTCPAIAGTELFITSAEEEDPEKYAWSAKYQGDLFRVEIGLKGCPLNRFKPGVQL; from the exons ATGCCAGACGTCAAGAAATACAAAATCACCGAGCCATACCTCCACCTAGGATGCGGTCTGGGCGAAGGCCCCTTCTGGGAAAAAGATCGCAACACTCTCCGATTCGTGGACATTGTGAAGGAGAAGCTTCATACCGTCGATCTTAGTAAAGGACCTTCATCACACAAGCAATGGGATCTGCAGTACTCAATCGGCACGACTGCCGATATCGAGGGTGACGACAAGAATTTCATCTTTGGAGGCAAGAGCGGCTATGGCGTTTTCAACCGCGAGACGGGAGAGCATCGACTCATCAAGCAGCATTGGTCAGATGCTGAGAGGCAGCCTGATGGTGGTGGCAAGCCGAAGGCTGGGAAGAATAAGCAGGAGCGTATGAGGAGTAATGATG GTGCCGTCGATGCAAATGGTCGATACTTTGTAGGGACGATGAATGACCCTGCACTTGTTGGACAGGGCTTCACAGATGAAG GTGTCCTCCTCCGCCTCGACTCCGACCTAAGCCTGCACCGAGTGAAAGAGGGCGTAACAATCCCCAACGG CATATCCTGGACCCTCGACAACAAGCACTGCTACTTCACCGATTCCCCCAGCGGCAAAATCATGAAATACCCCTACAACCTCTCAACCGGCGAAATCGACTGGTCCAATGGCCACGTCTTTTTCGAGTGCCCCATCGAGGGCGGAGTCCCCGACGGCCACGCTCAGGACGAAGAGGGTTGCCTTTGGGTGGCATTGTTCGGAACTGGAAAGGTCGTGCGTGTCAACACTTCTGGCGAGATCGTTGCTGAGGTTGAGGTCCCGACTCGATGCGTGACTTGCCCTGCTATTGCTGGTACGGAGCTGTTTATTACGAGTGCTGAGGAGGAAGATCCGGAGAAGTATGCGTGGAGTGCGAAGTATCAGGGCGATTTGTTTAGGGTTGAGATTGGACTGAAGGGGTGTCCGTTGAATAGGTTCAAGCCTGGAGTTCAGCTATAG